The following are from one region of the Stigmatella ashevillena genome:
- a CDS encoding serine/threonine protein kinase has product MAEADLGGYEVVGRLAVGGMAEVYQARALVTTQRSPGEPEEIVLKRLHPSFRNDASYVKAFVDEAKLTVRLRHPNIVRTFRLFKAGPDYLMVQELVSGRTLSFMQGLLIKVGTAMPPETACYIAWCVLKALDYIHRAKVAESGATIVHRDVNPTNILLGVKGDVKLTDFGVAEVEGVMGGEAGALRGTLAYMSPEQVLGLAVDARSDLYSVGVILWELLANRRLFAVEGGDADLMHRVRDARVPLLSSMAVDVPDYATQVVRKALFADKSRRFQTAAEFIKAIEALAQRAGWPLTVDALRPLLGG; this is encoded by the coding sequence GTGGCGGAAGCGGACCTTGGAGGATACGAAGTCGTCGGCAGGTTGGCCGTTGGAGGCATGGCCGAGGTGTATCAAGCCCGGGCCCTGGTCACGACGCAGCGCTCCCCAGGGGAGCCCGAAGAGATCGTCCTCAAGCGCCTCCACCCCTCGTTCCGCAATGACGCCTCGTATGTGAAGGCCTTTGTCGACGAGGCGAAGCTCACCGTGCGGCTGCGCCATCCGAACATCGTCCGCACCTTCCGCCTCTTCAAGGCAGGGCCGGACTACCTGATGGTGCAGGAGCTGGTGAGCGGCCGCACCCTGAGTTTCATGCAGGGGCTGCTCATCAAGGTGGGCACCGCCATGCCCCCGGAAACGGCGTGTTACATCGCCTGGTGTGTTCTCAAGGCGCTGGATTACATCCACCGCGCCAAGGTGGCGGAGAGCGGCGCCACCATCGTCCACCGCGACGTGAACCCCACCAACATCCTGCTGGGCGTGAAGGGGGATGTGAAGCTCACCGACTTCGGGGTGGCCGAGGTGGAGGGCGTGATGGGCGGTGAGGCCGGGGCGCTGCGCGGCACCCTGGCGTACATGAGCCCGGAGCAGGTGCTGGGGCTGGCGGTGGATGCGCGGAGCGATCTCTATTCGGTGGGCGTCATCCTCTGGGAGCTGCTCGCCAACCGGCGGTTGTTCGCCGTGGAGGGAGGCGACGCGGACCTGATGCACCGGGTGCGGGACGCGCGCGTGCCGCTCTTGTCCTCGATGGCCGTGGACGTGCCGGACTATGCCACCCAGGTGGTGCGCAAGGCGCTCTTCGCGGACAAGTCCCGGCGCTTCCAGACGGCTGCGGAGTTCATCAAGGCGATCGAGGCGCTGGCCCAACGCGCGGGCTGGCCGCTCACGGTGGATGCGCTGCGGCCCCTGCTGGGCGGGTGA